TCATGTCATGAGAAAGAATTTGTCTATGAATGGCAATGGGCTTCCCTCATAGATCACTTCATGACAGGTcatagagggtttttttttgccaATTATTACTCTCACTTTGAGAATAAACTTGATATAGACATGCTAGAAGCTTACAAGCTTACGGTCTTGATGGTATGTGCCTTGGCTATTATGAAGAGTGTTAcaataaatacatgtgtgcaaATGTCTTTTTGGCGTCAAGACTTTATTGTCTTTAGATGTATACCCAGAAATGAGATGATTAGATCAAATGTATGGAAGTTctgttttcagttctttaaaGAACTTccacattaaatattttacatactgGCTGTGCTCATTTACATTTTCACCAACAGTTGATGAGCTTCCCTTGTCTGTgtctcttaaaaatttattttttgttttttttaaatttaatcattCTGCCTACATTAAAATGATACCAAACCATggtttaaatattcatttttatttgtgatgttgagagggagggaggggaggtatggtggaggggaggggagggaagggggagaaggagggggagggggtttTTTTctaccatgagaaaaaaaagaaaattgtttcatATACTTTTCCATTTGTATGTCTTCTGTTAACAAATAGCATTGTAGCTTGTTTGCTCACCTTTCAggtattttaagtttttgttttcttttgctttggatGTTTTACTTGCCTTTTGAGACATAGTTCTTGCTATGTATCCTGGATCATATTGAGCTTTCTATACAACCCTCAAACTTTTGGCAATCCTAGTACCTGTGCCTCCAGAATTATGGagttataagcatgtgccaccatgcctagttctgtttttggtgtttttctttacttctatTCTATATTTTAGATAATTTGCTCTGCAGcgtcttattttatttatttatttatttgtttggttggttttttgttttattcttctcttttacAGTGCATCCTAACcagagtttcctctccctccactcctcccattcccccttccaGTTCCTCACTTCTCCAGATCAACTTCTCCTCCCATGAAAGACCaggcctcccatgaatatcaaatgagcatggcataacaagttacaataagtcTAGGCACAAGCCCTCATATCGGGATTGtgtaaggcaacccagtaggaggaaaagaatcccaagaaCAGGTGAAAGAATCAGAGACTCCCACTCCCACTTTTAGGAGTCAtataaaaacaccaagctaacaaccataacatatatacagagaacctAGTGCAAGCTCATGTGGGCCCCAtaattgttgcttcagtctctgttagCTGTTATGAtccctgtttagttgattctgtaggctGTACTTCAGTATCCTCAATCCCTTGGTTGCTACaacccttcttccccctcttctcttgGCCTTCCCAAGCTCCAAGGGGAGGGAAACAATGGAGATCTCCAGTTTGGGCCCTctttccacctaatgtttggctctgCATCTGATCCCTTCAGCTGCCcatggaagcttctctgatgatgattgagctgggcactgatctatgagtgcaggaaaatatcattaggaattattttattgaatttttctaTCCTAaatctctgggctatctagttttCACTTCCCGGTCATCCAGGCAGCGTCAGGCATGGGATCCCTTTTGTGATGTGgtggtatcccagacccagaaagacaaacctgATAGATGCTTAGTTACAAGTAGATATCAGCTGTTAAGTAAATAATAATCATAGTAcaatccacagacacagaaaggctcTTGGGGAATGAATGGTACTCCCTGGAAGGGAAAGCACAACAGATTTTGTGGGTGTTGGGTGTAAAGGGGATTAGGTGGGggaagagggatggagaaagagaggcagagagagagaaagagagaggagaaatgactGGAATTGGAGGTTATTATGGGGggcaatgtggaaacctagtgcttCAGAACTTGCAGGATTCTATGAGGGTGACTATATTGAGGATTCCTAGTAATGAAGACTATGAAGCCTGAACTGGATGTCTTCTGTAACCAGAAAACTTCCATTGGTGGCGCTGGTACACCAGCCTAGCCAcacaacctttgacctacaatgtATCCAGACTGCAATGCGCTTGGACAATGGAGACACAGAACTTATGGAAAGGGTAATGACGGGTCTAATTTGAGATAGAAGCTTCTTATTTTGATACAATTCTTGCTTTCTGGggtgtgagtgtgttgtgtgtggtgtgtgtgtgtgtgtgtggtgtgtgtgcgtggtcTGTGCTTTTAGAGTTGTATCTAATAATCAGTGCTTATACTAATGCTTGAAGTGTTTctccagtattttcttttttctaatggTTTCATAGTTTTCTTGCATCTGAGTCTTTGATCTAATTGagctgattctttttttattaattaaaagtttccacctcctcccatcctcccattccctccactcctcctcctcctcgctctccagtcctaagagaagtcagggtgccctgccctgtggaaagtccaagtcccttccccctccatccaggtctaggaaggtgagcatccaaacagattaggctcccaaaaagccagtacatacagtagaatccaAATTTGgcgtcattatcattggcttctcagtctgccctcattgtcagccacattcagagagtccaatttgatcatcctactgaatgggagaagatcttcaccaaccccacatcagacaaaggtctgatctccaaaatatataaagaattcaagaaactagacatgaaaattctaattaacccaattaaaaaatagggtactgaactgaaaagagaattctcagctgacgaagttcaaatggccaaaagacccttaaggtcatgttcaacccccttagccatcagggaaatgcaaatcaaaacaacattgagataccatcttatatctgtcagattggctaaaatcaaaaacaccaatgatagcctttgctggagaggatgtggagcaatgggaacactcttccattgctggtgggaatgcaaacttgtgcaaccactttggaaatcagtgtggcagattctcaggaaattgggaatcaatctacctcaggatccagcaatacgaCTCCTGGGAATAtagccaagagatgcccaatcatactacaaaagcatttgttcaactatgttcatagcggcactatttgtaattgccagatcatggaaacaacctagatgcccctcaatggaagaatggataaaaaggtgtggaatatatacacattggagtactactcagcggtaaaaaataatgacattttaaatcttgcgtgcaaatggatggaaatagaaaacactatcctgagtgagataacccagacccaaaaagaggaatatggtatgtactcactcattagtggattctagccataaacaattGAGCTGATTCTTAACAGGGTGAGAAATGTCTAGTTCTGATTTTTTTGCATTCGAATAGCCAATTTTCCCAGTATCACTTATTGAAGAGGTTGTCTTttttcaaacaattaaaatgccTATCAGGAGATGAACTTATTTTGAAAATGGTATACTTCGACTAAAATCACATTcaatcataaaaataatgaatttgtaGTGACCTGGAGGAACTGGAGGCTAGTTTACTAAATGGAATAAATCAGGCACAAAAGATAAATACTCCTTATTGTTACTCATATGGAGAAGCTAAAAACGCTCATGTCATTGAGGACTGTGGGGTAGTGATGATTACAGTttaggaagaatggaaggataTGTCAGGGccttttctgttcctgtaacTTCTTTtgacttatggttccagagggatagtgTCCATCATGGCTGTGAAGCATAGCAGCACTTGGCAAGCATgacagcagaaacaggaagctgagagcttgtATTTGTGAACACAACCACAAAGCAGGAAGGACAAAATGGAAGTAGTGAGAGGATTTTAACAGCAAATCCTACTCCCAGTGACATAGTTCCAAGACTGTATTACCTAAACCCCCACCCGCAAACACTGCTACTAACCTGGGACCAAGTGTTTAAGTGAAGATTCTCATTCAAAGCCCCACAGAGGAAATATAAGATTGTACAGTGagtaacaaaaaatatttttaaacaaggaaAAAGTTACAGTATTTTGTTATGAcaacaaatataattaataaataatcagAATACGGGTGTTTGTAGGCTTCCAAAACAGACACATGATGGATATTTAAGTAGATGAGAGATAGCCAAAGTAATTACTCTGATTTGATCATTATCCATTTTGTAAAAGTCAATTATGACACTGTGCCCATAAATAcctataattataatatattaattgaaatcaattgttttttaaataacacaATGGGTGGTCATAATACACTCAATCTACAAAAGCTTGTAATCTGAACAGTAATTCTCTCTAAGCACGCTCTTGTTCTCCTCTTATCCAGTTCAAACCATTTGGCCTCAAGCTTCTTGGGTTTAAATTAAACCAAATATGTTCCCTgggtctttgtatatttttgtggCAAGGAAATAAGGGAggttataaagaaagaaaagttctaccaaaaataaacatatatctGAATGCCTTACTGGGAACAGAGTATATATTCAAATAAAGTTTTGAAtggaacaataataaaaaataggaaaagcagAACGTCTCAGAGAGCACGCAGGTGGTGCTCACAGACTAGTTATCctccttcctgttttttgttaGCTTGGGCATATTTCCCCATCTCTAGAACTGGAAATCCACTGGTCTAGGTCGGTGGTTCTCagacttcctaatgctgtgatcctttaattcagttctttATGCtgcagtgacccccaaccattaccttcattgctacttcataactgtaattttgctactgctgtggATCATAGTATAAATACTTTTGGAGATACAGGGTTGCTAAAGGGAtcccgacccacaggttgagaaccagtggtctAGGCAGTCACATTTCTTGGTTCTTTGCaaattttaaggatttatttctaGTTGTGAGTCCAAAAATGCAACATCTCTGGTCCTATAGACTCCACAAACTTGAAAAGTGTCTCACACTTCATGTTTCATTTTACTGTTTTAATAGAAATAGGAAGCCAATTTTAAACaaattctcttcccttccctctatgAGAAGTCAAGAGCTGTGGTTTCCTACAGAAGGAATACTAGGAAGTATTTCCCTCAGATGACAGTGGTTTACTGACCACAAAAACCTTGAAGCTTTTTGAACTGATTCCAGGCTGGGACATTGCAGGAAGAGCACTGTGGGCCAGTAGGTAATGTCTGACTTACGATATCCTCACTGACTATAACAAATATGGTCCCAGAGGCAGCTGTAGCACAAAGGGAAGTTACTTATAAGATGCTGACCAGGAAGAAAAGCCACTGAGTTGGGAGTGTTACATAGGATAAAGTCTTGGGTTCAGAAGTACTGCATCCCAGCTGTTTCTCTATaattatgtaataatatataattttgagataatgttattatatactataatatatattgaggtttataatatatttataatatatcagGTTTCTGCCTGATGCTCCAAGTGCTTATCTCCATATCTATGAGAAACACAGAAGAGATTTCAACAACTCTGAGCAGTTATCGCTTATAATATCAATAGAGAATACCTACTGAATAATCATTTTTCCCTAGAGTTTGTGTAGCAGGGTAACCTGGAAGAATTACTAAAGCTCTTTATCTACTGACCTCTatttgtgtcttagttacttttctaatgCTTTaataagataccatgaccaaggcaaccatcaaaagaaagtatttcatttgagggcttatggtttcagagggttagtatCTACCAAAGTCATAGTAAGAAtaatggcagcagacaggcaagcATAGTGCTGGTACAGTAGCTGAGAgtgctaactgggaatggtgtggactTTTGGGACATCAAATCCCACCCTGAGTGATATACTTCTGAAGCCGTAAGTcccaaacaatcccacaccagtttggaactatgattaataaaatggttatttatttaatgggggaaaacttacagatcactgtcccacacaacagccctctgtgcaatcaggaagggagactaGTCGCCtgaagcaggaagccagagagtgagcagaaggcagtggcagcttttttaaagagagaaagaccaCGCCCCTAATGGGCTGgcatctcagcagctattggctgaaggagcagaaggagctcccgcaatatacctcctccaacaagactataccttccaatccttcccaaacagttctaccaactggcagtcaagcattcaaatatgtgaacctATGGGGCCATTATAATTCAAACTGCCACAACTTGTGAACCAGCCAATGTGTTACACATGTCTTCATTTAGGATAGATATAGTATTTCTTTCCTCACAAATACGAACGGCCAAGATTCATGAGTTTGGTAACTTATCCAAGGTCACAGTGCTGAAAAGTGGCAGAGCTTGAATTAGAAACTTACCCATGATGAAAACAATCACTCTCCCGTCTAGCCATCTGTCACACTCCCAAATAGAATAATGACAACCTGTTATAGTTGAGCCACCTGCAGATATAACTGAATGATGACAACTTTTACCTCTGCTTGAGACACATCATATCAACAATGTCCTTCTAAATTTCTGTGATATTCAAGAAGGTAATCTGTCtgcaaaaaaagcaaaatgtacATCTGTTTTTGGATAGTAGAAATGTACTATTACCCAACTCAGATTTTGACTAACCTCCATGAATGATGAACACAGTCTCTTAGCTCAGCTtaccagggaagggaagggaaaaggtaaAACCAGatattcctcttcccagaactggTGATGTATAATTTCCCAGAaatgacaagaaaacaaacaatattgAGTATGAAATGCTGTCATCAGCTCTTCTACTTGGAAGCTGACTCAGAACTAAAAACTTTGTACTAAGCTGCTTTTTAATTAAGAGCAAACACATATCCAGCACATATTGCTATCACTACTGAAAGCGTGTCCATCAGGAGGAAAGAGTATCACTGAAGGCATATCAACAGGGAGTGGCATCGAATGATACAGTTTCTCAACTTTTTATTAGGCTTACTGCTGTGGTGACAGAGGAGAGACTTCTCTGGGTCTACAGATTACAActtgcttattatttattaatgtctaatatccacttataagaaatatgtaccatatttttctttctgtgtttgggtgactGAAGATATTGATTCATTTCTTTGATTGAACTTCACTTctacaaattttcattttcctacttCTAAACACGAGAGtacaaaggattatttatttCAATCTCTATCAACTGGCTGTATTTGAAATTAATcaacagtaaaattatataattagaaTGTATAACTAATggtaaaagttttattttcttactatgGTACTCATAAATCCTCTCAAGAATTTTTAGATATAAACCGTGGGATGTTCAGATGTGTTCTAATTGTTCAACTACAAAAGAGTATTATCACAAAGTGCACATGCTATGTATGTTCCAAATGATATTAATTTCTACAAATAACACTGTAAATGTTTCTACTACTATATGTTTTAATAAGAGGTTGTCCTAAAACTTCTGGGTTTTCAGTCATAATTTTGAGACCTGCCTAAAGGGGTTTattagatatatatgtatatcaggTATATATGTTCTTTTTGCTTGACCATAATTCCACAAAACTTGCCTTTAatctctacttatttattttttccttttattgcaaatatattcttttctaatacagtatattctgattatagtttccccttcctctattcctctCAGTTTCTTCCGGACTTTTCACTTCCCTAGAGCtcctcactttctgtctctcaataaaaaaagaacaggtttccaaaagaaaacaaccaaacatgacaaaataaagtataaaatgaagcaaaaaactATTATATCCAAATTAGACATAGcatcccagcaggaggaaaagccaagggcaggcagaagagtcagagacccactcattttcACAGGCAGGAGTTCAATGAAATTACTAAGCTAATAATTACAACATATACACAGAGTATCTGGTGTATACCCATGTAAGCCCTGTggttgttgcttcagtctctgtgagctcacatgtATCTTGCTTAGTTGTTTCAGAGAGCcatgttctcttggtgtcctccatctccttgggctcttacaatctttctgcatcCTTTTCCATATgattcctgagctctgaggagaagGATTTGATGGAAACCTTCCATTTCAACTCTCCACGTAATGTCAGGCTGTGAGTCTCCATCTGTTCTCATTCTATTCTCAGAGGAAGTCTATCTCATGGTGactggtctatgagtatagcagaataacataaggagtcattttattaatatatacaaaCGAGTAATGCTTGcttttatcctaggtctctgggatatttagtctctgattcttggttaACCAAGCATTGTCAGATATAGGTTCCTTCTAATGGGGTGGGCTTTAATTCAAATCAGACATTTGTTAGATAGCCCCACaattctgtgccaccattgccataGCGTACTTTGCAGGCAGAGCAGATTATAGGTCAGaagtgactgggttggtgtctacatttctctttcagtagcctTCAGAGTAGCTTCCCACACTGAAGAGATTAGAATGTAAGGGTGAAGGCTCTACGTAGGCACAAGcttaacttctccatgttcaatgttCTGTTGGTGTTGTCCTTGGCAATGAGGCCCCGGgtgtcagtttgcagagagcagcACTTTGTCTTTGCAACAACCTGAGTTGTTTCAGGGTTTCCATGTGACGTTCTTAATTGATTGCAACCAAGTACTGCCAATAGAAGCCTCACCTGGCAACAAGAAATGTCCAGTTGTGACTCCATATTTCCCATTACTAAGAGTCCTTAATCATCTTCATACATTCTGGGAAGTTTCCACTACACTAGGATTTTATACCATCCACAAATGACCTCCAATTCCAGTCATTTCTTCCCAtaccttctccctccaccccatacCCCTCATCTGATTCCCCAGCCCAACCCACTCACTCCCAGTCTGTcgataaaatctattctatttctccctcccaAGGTGATCCATGTGTCGCCAATAGTCCTCTCCTCTTTATCTAACCTCTCTGGAGCTATATGTTATAGTTTGGTTATTATTTACTTGATGGATAAATACTCATTTATAAGCAAATAgataccatatttatatttttggctttgagttacctcactcaggttgaTCTCAGGTTGATGTTTTtatagctccatctatttgcctgcaaatttcgtgatgtcattttaaaaaaaactgagtaatattccattgtataaatgtatcacattttctttatatggaTTATAAGATACTTTTCATAGGCCAAATGTATTTCAGAAAAAGGATTTGCACTCCTGATATGCAAATAACATCttgcatagttttatttttatgaagattTTGGTTTCGcagcaaaacagaaagcatagCAAGTTCTCACATACCCTCTGTGCTTACACAGCCAACCTTCTCAGTATACAAAACCCATGCCTAATGGGGTCTAATTGTTATACTCATAAAACATCATCATCACCCAACGACCAATGCGGCTCACTGTAGATAGTGTACATTCTTTGAATTTCAAAAATGTGTAATGACACATACCCATGATAACAGAATTACATAGTAGTTCCACTCTCTCATAATTTTATAGTCTACTTAGCCATGCTTCCTTCCTTCTAATGCTTGGTAACTACTgtcctttcaaaaatattttatagttggAAATATGGAGAATGTAGCTTTTTCAGTAGCATTAGTGGTATTCCTTTCTCTATGTCTTTTCATTGTTAAGTGATCTGACTACTTTTTATAGAATTAAATAGCATTCCATTTTCTGGACTTATCCATTCATATACTGAAGGACATTTTGGTTGCCTCCAATTTTTGGCAACCATAAATAATGCAACTATGAAAAGAATCCGTAGTATTATTTATGGAAATAGTTTTCACTGAATTTGAACAAAGGGTGTAATTGCTCAATAATATTGGAAAAGTGTGCTCAGTTTTGTAAGAAACTGCAAGGCTGACTTTCAAAGTGGCTGAGAATGTTGCATGTCTACTAGCAAGGAGAGATTTCTCCATCTGGTGCTGTCAGTGTTGTAGGTTTGGGCCATTCTTGTAGATATGCATTGGCTATCTGATTATTTTGAATCATCGGTacaattttgtatttgtattcatGATGTTATATTGAGTATTTTGCTAATGATTTTCTTCTAATTAAACTGTGAGTTTGATGAGAGCAAGGAATGCCTCTtattttttcatctgtttttattATCTGTCTTGTCTAGCAAAGTACCTTGAGCATAATAGACTttcaatgaatattttaataaattagtcAAAACCTTATCACTTCATcttgtttattggtttttatttgtacATGAATTCATGACGCTTGGAAATGGTAAGACTGGATCTGACCTACTTAGACCATGGCATGGAATCCTAGTTCACCTGAAGCTGTCAGGAGTCAGTAACATCGTAGCATCCACAGCCTCCACAAGGGCAAATGTCATagcacttttctttttcctgtcatATGAGAAATCCTGGCTTCTTACGCAAGCATTTCTTCAAGGCTTCATGGATGTCTCTGTTTCTCAGGCTATAGATAACAGTATTGAACATAGGTGTCAGGATAGTATAGagcagagagaaccctttacgcAAGTATTGGGAAGAGTTGGCAGAGGGCACGAGATATGTGGCAATCAGTGTTCCATAAAATACTGTGACgacagagagatgggaagaaCAGGTGGAGAAAGCCTTTCTCCTGCCTGTGCCAGATGGGATCCTTAGGATGGCAATGAGGATGCATGAGTAGGAAATTGTGATGAGGAGAAACGGTACCAGCGTGACTGCGGAAGAGGTGGCAAAGGCAATGGTCTCAGTCAGCGAAGTATCCATGCAGGAGAGGTGGATCAGAGGGGTAAAGTCACAAAAGAAGTGGTCAATTTCATTAGGGCCACAAAAGGTTTGTCTACACAGCAGGACCATGGTGATGGCtgtgaggaggaagcagcaggacCAAGATCCAGTAGCCAACCTTAAGCAGAGAGAGCCAGTCATCAGGATGGGGTATCGGAGCGGCTGGCAGATGGCAAGATAGCGGTCATAGGACATTACAGCAAGCAAGAGGCACTCTGTTGCAGCAAGGGATCCAAAGAAGTAGAATTGTGCCAAGCATCCAACCACTGAGATCGTCTTCTGGTCGGCTATGATAATCAGCAACATCTTGGGGACAATGTTGGAGGTGTAGCAGACCTCCAGAAAGGACAGGTTCACcaggaaaaagtacatgggagtgtggagaGCGTGGTTGCACAGAACTAGGAGGACaatgaggatgtttccagaaacagTTAGGATGTAGAAGATGAAAAACAGTATAAAGAGGGAAATATTTAGCTGTAAGATGGAAGAGAATCCTCGAAGAACAAATTCCACGATCATCGTTTGGTTTGCCCAGGATAAGGTCATCTTACTTTGGCTTCTGTGAAGGAGAACATGCAATGAAACCATACAAAATATAGCTGGTTCTAGTTTACACAAAAACATGAAGAGAATGGGTTTTATTCTGCACTCTGTCTGCTCCCTGCTGTGTGGTACCTGAGTCGGAGAGAGTGGGCTGAAGAAGAGAGTTGGGGTTCATTAACTCACATGAAAGGaaataacttaaaataagaactctggtttcattcttttctccccccccccacttggtCTCTTCACTTCATCAGGAACAGAAACATGTAAAAGAGAAGAATACGAAGATGGATGGAGGGCAGCTTATTACACACTCTTCCTTAGTGTATTCTGGTAATCTGGTGAGTTATAGACAGGAAACTACAAGAAAGCGAAGAGGAGCTTTGTAAAATCACAGAGAGCATAGTGAGCCAAGAATACAAGACAAAAAGCCCCTCCTATGTCAAACAGAAGCAATATTTGTCAtttaagacatttaagaaaatgtcttttgtaaatcaattttattttcctctcctttcatCTTCTCACTATATTGTGGGGTGTGGAGTTATTTATAATAATGTTTCAttttgcagggcggtggtggcgcatgcctttaatcccagcacttgggaggcagaggcaggcggatctctgagttcgaggccagccttttctacaagagctagttccaggacaggctctagaaactacagggaaaccctgtctcgaaaaaccaaaaaaaaatattatatatataataataatgtttcattttaaagagaTCATATGAGTAGGACATTTGAGATTCTCTGATTTTGAGTCAGAGCCTATGAAGGCATAACCCAGGGATATGagtgcattttctcaattttaaacagatacaatgaaaacaacttaaaagattttatttaagcCTTAGTAAGTGGTACCCTTTCATGTACCACAGAACAAGGAGcgcaaaataaaaatcattctcTTCATGGTCTCTTCAGAACTGGGCAGTGCAACCAACCTTGAGTATAAT
The genomic region above belongs to Arvicola amphibius chromosome 14, mArvAmp1.2, whole genome shotgun sequence and contains:
- the LOC119800607 gene encoding olfactory receptor 11A1-like, translated to MTLSWANQTMIVEFVLRGFSSILQLNISLFILFFIFYILTVSGNILIVLLVLCNHALHTPMYFFLVNLSFLEVCYTSNIVPKMLLIIIADQKTISVVGCLAQFYFFGSLAATECLLLAVMSYDRYLAICQPLRYPILMTGSLCLRLATGSWSCCFLLTAITMVLLCRQTFCGPNEIDHFFCDFTPLIHLSCMDTSLTETIAFATSSAVTLVPFLLITISYSCILIAILRIPSGTGRRKAFSTCSSHLSVVTVFYGTLIATYLVPSANSSQYLRKGFSLLYTILTPMFNTVIYSLRNRDIHEALKKCLRKKPGFLI